One Halobacterium sp. R2-5 DNA segment encodes these proteins:
- a CDS encoding tyrosine-type recombinase/integrase, whose protein sequence is MEWCEGVGITEVGDLQPYDLNEYYDIRSGEIAATSVENEMYTLKEFCKFLETLGATDRDLAEKVPFPDVGRDERSSDAKLHHEQAHALIRHYRNGPNDRGTRAHVLLELAWFTGARIGGLRALDLRDVNHGEDFIEFRHRPGSDTPLKNKYRGERPVALPEETMQALSTFIQQNRYDVHDEHGRQPLLASTRGRPTANTIRTWCYMATLPCVRGSCPHGKEIANCEWTDRDRASKCPSSRSPHPVRTGSITYQLDAGVPREVVSARCDTDQIEEFYDKPGEQERWRRYRRQMERQRRQHVDSLDPFTNDSA, encoded by the coding sequence GTGGAGTGGTGTGAGGGCGTCGGTATCACGGAGGTAGGCGATCTCCAGCCGTACGACCTCAACGAGTACTACGACATCCGGAGTGGCGAAATCGCCGCGACGAGCGTCGAGAACGAGATGTATACGCTCAAGGAGTTCTGCAAGTTCCTCGAAACGCTCGGGGCGACGGACCGCGACCTCGCCGAGAAGGTCCCGTTCCCCGACGTGGGCCGAGACGAGCGCTCAAGCGATGCAAAGCTGCACCACGAGCAAGCTCACGCCCTGATTCGCCACTACCGGAACGGCCCAAACGACCGGGGGACGCGCGCCCATGTCCTGCTCGAGCTCGCCTGGTTCACGGGCGCTCGAATCGGCGGCCTCCGAGCGCTCGACCTCCGCGACGTGAACCACGGGGAGGACTTCATCGAGTTCCGGCACCGTCCGGGGAGCGACACGCCGCTCAAGAACAAGTATCGGGGAGAGCGGCCGGTAGCACTTCCAGAAGAGACGATGCAGGCACTCTCGACGTTCATCCAGCAGAACCGCTACGACGTACACGACGAACACGGGCGCCAGCCGTTGCTCGCGTCTACTCGTGGACGGCCGACTGCGAACACCATCCGGACGTGGTGTTACATGGCTACGCTCCCGTGCGTCCGTGGTTCGTGCCCTCACGGGAAGGAAATTGCAAACTGCGAGTGGACGGACCGGGACCGCGCGAGCAAGTGCCCGTCGAGTCGGTCGCCCCACCCCGTGCGGACGGGTTCGATTACGTACCAGCTGGACGCTGGCGTCCCGCGAGAAGTCGTCTCGGCCCGGTGCGACACGGACCAGATTGAAGAGTTCTACGACAAGCCCGGCGAGCAGGAGCGGTGGCGTCGCTACCGTCGACAGATGGAGCGCCAGCGCCGCCAGCACGTCGATTCTCTCGACCCATTCACCAATGATTCAGCGTAA
- a CDS encoding winged helix-turn-helix domain-containing protein — MRPRVEWMTRADDYILEFFEETEIVATPHVVAANIDYSRQYVNRRIRKLADHDLVENTDDGLYRITDRGRGYLTGDIDPDDLSR; from the coding sequence ATGCGCCCCCGAGTGGAGTGGATGACTCGCGCTGATGACTACATCCTCGAATTCTTCGAGGAAACGGAGATCGTCGCCACTCCACACGTCGTCGCGGCGAACATCGACTACTCGCGGCAGTACGTGAATCGACGCATCCGGAAGCTCGCGGACCACGATCTCGTCGAAAACACCGATGATGGGCTCTACCGAATCACAGACCGTGGCCGAGGCTATCTTACTGGCGACATCGACCCGGATGACTTGTCTCGCTGA
- a CDS encoding type IV pilin: MKVNFEIPDQDERGVSPVIGVILMVAITVILAAVIASFVLGFGDSVSENVQAGVDVSENDDGTAGATWISEGNAVEVNVTAAGSDPVTLEEVGQTATIELDSSQAESYNATSGNTLTLGGDTTRTVQVTVTAIGSGGSKTVVTQEEVELEDA; the protein is encoded by the coding sequence ATGAAAGTCAATTTCGAGATCCCTGACCAAGACGAGCGTGGGGTATCGCCGGTTATCGGCGTCATTCTGATGGTAGCGATTACAGTCATCCTGGCCGCCGTCATCGCGAGCTTCGTGCTCGGATTCGGTGACTCCGTTAGCGAGAACGTCCAAGCAGGAGTAGACGTTAGCGAAAACGATGATGGCACAGCAGGTGCAACGTGGATTAGTGAAGGTAATGCTGTTGAGGTCAACGTAACTGCAGCGGGTAGTGACCCAGTCACACTTGAAGAAGTGGGTCAAACTGCAACAATTGAGCTTGATTCTTCACAAGCGGAAAGCTACAATGCAACATCGGGTAATACGCTCACTCTTGGTGGGGACACCACTCGTACGGTCCAAGTGACTGTAACTGCCATCGGAAGCGGTGGCTCAAAGACTGTGGTGACTCAAGAAGAAGTCGAGCTTGAAGACGCCTAA